From the Pseudomonadota bacterium genome, one window contains:
- the msrA gene encoding peptide-methionine (S)-S-oxide reductase MsrA: MKIFMVIIFSFLAITGYILFNGNQSKAGDKMTKENKNIETATFAGGCFWCSEADFEKVKGVTKVISGYTGGKEENPTYEEVCSGTTGHLEAAQVFYDPSVVTYKELLQVFWRHINPTDAGGQFADRGRQYKSAVFYHNEKQKEQAQVSKEELDKSGKYAKPVVTEIIPFTKFYNAEDYHQEYYKKNPSHYKAYRKGSGRDWFINEVWGKNEGDKFCPLPALKKAKSDFEANKKKLTSLQYKVTQEEGTEPPFKNEYWDNKKEGIYVDIVSGEPLFSSKDKYKSGTGWPSFTKPLEPKNIVEREDVSFFSLRTEVRSKDGNSHLGHVFPDGPQPTGNRYCMNSAALRFIPKENLEKEGYCEYMKLFEDTK, encoded by the coding sequence ATGAAAATCTTCATGGTAATTATTTTTTCTTTTTTAGCTATTACCGGATACATTTTATTTAACGGCAACCAAAGCAAGGCTGGTGACAAAATGACAAAAGAAAATAAAAATATCGAAACGGCTACTTTTGCAGGTGGATGTTTCTGGTGTTCGGAAGCAGACTTTGAAAAAGTTAAAGGCGTAACAAAAGTTATCTCCGGTTACACAGGGGGTAAAGAAGAAAATCCGACTTATGAAGAAGTATGCAGCGGAACAACAGGGCATCTGGAAGCAGCACAGGTTTTTTATGACCCTTCTGTTGTTACTTACAAAGAACTTTTACAGGTTTTCTGGCGACATATTAATCCAACTGATGCAGGCGGCCAGTTTGCCGACCGCGGAAGACAATATAAGTCTGCTGTTTTTTATCATAATGAAAAACAAAAAGAACAGGCTCAGGTTTCCAAAGAAGAACTGGATAAATCAGGAAAGTATGCAAAGCCTGTTGTAACAGAGATTATACCTTTTACAAAGTTTTATAATGCAGAAGATTATCATCAGGAGTATTACAAGAAAAACCCTTCTCATTATAAAGCTTACCGGAAAGGATCGGGTAGAGACTGGTTTATAAACGAAGTGTGGGGGAAAAATGAAGGCGACAAATTTTGTCCTTTGCCGGCACTAAAAAAAGCTAAGTCTGATTTTGAAGCCAATAAGAAAAAGCTTACTTCTTTGCAATATAAAGTAACACAGGAAGAAGGCACGGAACCTCCTTTTAAAAATGAATACTGGGACAATAAAAAAGAAGGAATATATGTTGATATAGTATCGGGAGAACCATTGTTTAGCTCAAAGGATAAATATAAATCGGGAACCGGATGGCCAAGCTTTACAAAGCCTCTTGAGCCTAAAAATATTGTTGAAAGAGAAGATGTAAGCTTTTTTTCCTTACGTACAGAAGTAAGAAGTAAAGATGGCAATTCTCATCTGGGACATGTATTCCCTGACGGTCCACAGCCAACCGGCAACAGATACTGCATGAACTCAGCAGCATTAA
- a CDS encoding PAS domain-containing protein, with the protein MITARIDQISEDIVETIHEPLLVLDSDLKVILANRSFIDSFKVARKKTLGNFIYDLGNKQWYIPKLRELLEDILPEKATFDNYEVEHDFATIGRRTMLLNARQIQRGMGKDRIILLAIEDITAHKQADQALQESEAKFRNLFQNHSAAKLIINPDTGNIVEANRSAERFYGWSVDQLKEMRIQDINTLSGEQVKAEMEKAMLLKRTYFEFRHRLSDGSFKEVGVYSGKVDINGKALLHSIIHDTSERKRTEEQKDRLVSDLQKALSEVKTLQGLIPICASCKKIRDDKGYWNQIESYIQDRSDAEFSHAICPECAKKLYPDMDIFDDNGEVTED; encoded by the coding sequence ATGATAACGGCTCGGATAGACCAGATATCCGAAGATATCGTAGAGACAATACACGAACCCCTTTTGGTGCTGGATTCAGATCTGAAGGTTATCTTAGCAAACCGAAGTTTCATTGATTCATTCAAGGTAGCACGGAAAAAAACTTTAGGCAATTTTATCTATGACCTCGGTAATAAACAGTGGTATATCCCCAAACTGCGGGAACTGCTGGAAGACATCCTTCCCGAGAAGGCAACCTTCGACAACTACGAGGTCGAACACGACTTTGCCACAATCGGCAGGCGCACAATGCTTTTGAATGCCCGGCAGATCCAAAGAGGGATGGGCAAGGATCGGATCATCCTGCTGGCCATCGAGGACATCACCGCGCACAAACAGGCGGATCAGGCACTGCAAGAAAGCGAAGCAAAATTCCGGAATCTATTTCAAAATCATTCCGCCGCCAAACTAATAATTAACCCCGATACCGGAAATATTGTTGAAGCCAATAGATCGGCTGAAAGATTTTATGGGTGGTCGGTGGATCAACTCAAAGAAATGCGAATTCAGGACATCAACACCTTATCGGGCGAGCAGGTTAAAGCAGAGATGGAAAAGGCCATGCTTCTGAAACGTACTTACTTCGAGTTTCGCCACCGGTTGTCCGATGGATCCTTTAAGGAGGTGGGTGTATACAGCGGTAAAGTTGACATCAATGGAAAGGCTCTGCTCCATTCCATCATTCATGATACTAGCGAGCGCAAGCGGACAGAAGAACAAAAGGACAGGTTGGTTTCAGACCTTCAAAAGGCACTATCAGAGGTTAAAACCCTTCAAGGCTTAATACCCATATGCGCTTCATGTAAAAAAATACGTGACGACAAAGGGTATTGGAATCAGATTGAATCCTACATTCAAGATCGTTCTGACGCTGAATTCAGTCATGCTATTTGTCCTGAATGTGCGAAAAAATTGTATCCTGATATGGATATTTTTGATGATAATGGCGAGGTTACAGAGGACTAA